The sequence below is a genomic window from Methanoculleus sp. SDB.
GGGAGCGGGCGCGGGATGCGGAACTCGAGCGCGGGGCCATCTACCTCAGGTACGGAATCGTCGCGGTCAATGTGTCGACCCTGTACGACTTCCTGGTTGAGCATATCCCTCCGCTGGTCTATGCCTCGCCGGGAGGCCTGTACGTCAATATCAACGGCGAACTGCTCCGGGAACTGCGTGAACAGCAGCAGATGTCTCTCGGAGACCTGGCCCATGTGCTCGGTGTTTCACGGAGAACAATCAGCAAGTACGAGAGCGGTATGGGAACGACGCTCGATATCGCGGTCAGAATCGAGGAGATATTTGACACCGCAATTGTCGAGGCGATAGATCTTCTCTCGTACGAGTCCTCCCCGGTGGGACACCGGTTCGCCCCCCCGAGCGGAAGTGTGCCGTCGGATCTGGAACGGATGGGACTGAAACTCCACGCGATGCAGCGTGCACCGTTTCAGGCGCTTGCCGAATTCCACGAGGAACTGATTCTCACCGGGTACGGCCCCGCCCAGAAGATTGTCCGGCGCGCCGCTCTCATCGGCAGCATCTCCGAAATCGCCCACACGCGCGCAATGTGCGTCATAACCGACTACAACAAGAAAAAAAAGGTCGGAAGAACCCTTATTATCGGTGAGAACCAGTTACACACCCTTGAGAACGGTTCCGAACTCATCGAACTGATCGATAAGTAAGGTTCTGTTGCGTTCGCGGTTGGCCTCTATTTTTTTGGCACGGGTGTTGCACGCGGTTGGTTCAAAAGGTCGTCCTGTCAAATTGGAACCAATTCAACTCCTATCAATCAACAACCAAAAAATCGGTATTTCAAGGGGGGTGCTGATTGATGGTTGATGAACTAAGAAAGATTCGTTGGCGAATTTTTAAGATCCAAACAATAAATATATTTAAAGGATATTATAGTCGAACAATGGAATTATTAACATTTGTAAGAAAGATTCTCAAAATAACGAAGTTCTACAGTATGGGATTGGCATTATTGGCCGTGCCTTTTACCTTAATGTGGTTTTTTACTAATAATCCTGTCTTTTTAACTGTTGGAATCGGATATTTAATTGTTGCATATATCCTTTTTGTAGCATCTATTGGAATTAATAAATATTCACAAATCTTGGCCGAAGATAAAGTTAAAATATTTGCATATAGCGCCAAAGATATTGTTGATAGAGTATTAATCGAGTGCAAACTGAATCCCTTAAAAAACAAGAGTGATAAACATGATTAATGAAACAGCAATAGAACAGGAATTAATTCCTGATATTGACGAAATAAACAGAAAATTAATCTTATTAGACCAACAGATTTTTTCAGAAAGAGCATTTATAGATTTTCGAAAACATGTTACAAATTTTATTTTAAGCTTAATAAATGAGTCCGCAACTGCTTCGTTGAGACACAAAGGGGACATAATATCTGAAGCGGATGTTGATGCAGCAAATCGATATCTCACAGCACACACAAAGTACGGGTTTTTTGAGAAAATCGACGCTTATGGGGGTATTCTTTTTGGAGCTGCAATTGGGGCTCTTTTATCAATAGATCCTTCTACATCCATTTTCTCACCAAATACAATCTTGATTTTATTTTTTGGACTGGTCGGTGTTATTTTAATGGCATATGGTTGGAAAAAGAGTATTTAAATTAAATTTTTAAAATCTCAATTACCAATCGCTCTCCATCAATTGACCACCGGAACTTATCGCCCTTTTTTAAATTGAACTGGTCCTTAATGAAAGCCGGAACTGTCGTGCGAAGCGAACTCCCAGAACTCGTCGCAGGATTGAGGATTGATTCATTTGATTTTGGATTCCGTGCCATGCAATTCTATATTTACCCCATAGTATATAATTTTATTTACCTATGGATTTACCCAAACCTTTATTATATTATAAGTTATAGGTAAATATAGAGGTAAACAAAGATGAAAAAAATTACAACCCCGCGTGAGATGAGGGGGCTTGTGATCCTC
It includes:
- a CDS encoding transcriptional regulator, with amino-acid sequence MSQQKLLQMVISVLIMGEYQVSERCDMRPRSFDLIARQDEQPLVIKVVAHIDSVTEEVAQDLSLIARCLKGTPLIVGERARDAELERGAIYLRYGIVAVNVSTLYDFLVEHIPPLVYASPGGLYVNINGELLRELREQQQMSLGDLAHVLGVSRRTISKYESGMGTTLDIAVRIEEIFDTAIVEAIDLLSYESSPVGHRFAPPSGSVPSDLERMGLKLHAMQRAPFQALAEFHEELILTGYGPAQKIVRRAALIGSISEIAHTRAMCVITDYNKKKKVGRTLIIGENQLHTLENGSELIELIDK